The genomic interval AGCATATCAAAGGTAGATGATATAATAAATTTGTTGTTTATCTAAATTTATCAATAAAAGGAATAATTTAGTGCCTGAAAAACACACGGAACTGTATTGGCTGATAAGGCAAAAAGATGACATATTGATTTTTTCTGATTCTGACGATGTAATTCAACAGATGGTTAATTCATTACATACAAATAATGCTTCTATAAACGAGTGGACGAACAAAAAAGCAGACCTGATTTTAATTGACAAAAATATTGATATAGATAATTTTGAAATAATCAAAAATCATTTAAAGCCCGACAGCAAAATTATTATTCATAAAAACAACAAAAAATTAAATGAAATTTTATCGGGTGAAGACCTGTTTTTTGAACAGGAATACGGGGATTATAATGTATTTTATAATAATTTCTTAAACCCCTCTGAACTTAAGTTTGTTCATCCGCTATTTGAAAAATATTTTGAAAAACTGGACACAAATTTATGCAGTTTTTCTAAACATTACTTTAATCCTTATATTTACAGGTCTTTAATACAGATTGGCACAAGAATCGAGAATGAAAAGCTTCTTAAAGACCTCTGTTCTAAAGTAATTGAAACTTATCCCGAAAATACTCCCGACAAAGGCGGTTGTTTCTGTGTTTTGGGCTATAAAAAATTTAACGCAAAAGCAAAAGACAATGATTTTTTTAACCAAATTGAATTTTATTGCCAAAACAATTTAAATTCACAAAATCCTCACGTAATAAGATGGATAATTTCTTTATATTTCCTGCTCGGGATATATTTTCAGGAAATTATTAATGACAAGAAAAAAGCCATAAAATATTTTGAGAAATGCTATAACACCGATTACAAAAAATTTAATTCGCTTATATGCACAAAACAGGTTTTAAGTTGCGCAAACATCGGTTATTTATATCTTTCAGAGTACAACAAACCTGATATGGCTAAAGAATGGTTTAAAAAAGGAATTGACAGAACAAAAGAAGCAATCTGTCTGGATTTAAATAAAACTGTCGGAGATGACGGTTATTATATTCCGTTCGGGTTCATTGAAACGTCAGAATTGTGCGATATAGCTTCGCAATGTGTTTTTGCTTATAATAACGCAGAAATTTATTCTAAAAACCGCACAGCCTTCGACAACGGCTTTAATAAAAAGCGATTCGGCTTGATTACTTATTGCCAAAAACTCGAAAAAGAGCTGGCAGAATTAAAAAACAAGGGGAATTAAAAGCAACATGCCAAAGGTAAGCATAATAACAGCAAGTTATAATTATGAAAACTTTATATCAGAAGCGATTGAGTCTGTTCTTTCTCAAACTTTTAAAGACTGGGAATTAATTATTGTTGATGACGGTTCGAACGATGATTCCATTGAAGTTATCGGTCAATATGTACAAAAACACCCTAATATTTCCCTTTTTACTCATTTTAACAATGAAAACAAAGGACTAAACGAAACAATAAAGCTTGGTCTTGAAAAATCTTCAGGAGAATATATAGCTTTTCTTGAAAGCGATGATTTTTGGGAAAATAATTATCTGAAAACAAAAATTGATATTTTCGCCCAAAATCCCGAGGCAAAACTTGTTTTTAACAATATAAATATTTTTGGCTGCGAAAATGAAACAGTTAATGCTAAAAAGCGTTTAATAAACCCTGTCAATGCCATAAATCAAAGCTATCACTGGCCAAAAGACTTATCTCATGTTTTTTTAGTGAGTACAATAATCCCTACGTTTTCCTGTGTTATGGTTGAAAAAAATGCTCTGCAAGAATGTAATTTTAATCTTGCTTTTGATGCATGGCTCGATTCGTGTTTGTGGGCGCAAATCGCTTTTAAGCACAAGTTGTATTACACAGATGAAAAACTTACACACTGGCGAATACATTCCGACAGTTACACAAATTCAGTTATTAACAAAAAAAATAAAAGTAAAAATATAAATAATTTTTTCTGTTCGCTTTTAGAACTTTTTAAAAAAACTGATCTTCAAAAATACACTTCAACTTTATTCAAAGCCTGCGTTTATAAAATGATAAATTGTAAAGTTAGGCAGCTTGAATCAGGCAAAGATAATTTTATTGAAGCAATCAAAGATAAAAAAGTTTATTTATATGGCGCAGGTTCTTTTGCAGAAGAAGTTCTGGAATATTGTAATGCCTTAAAATTAAATATTGCAGGTTTTATTGACGGAGATAAAACTAAATCACAACAAAACACAGGTAAATATAAAATATTTTGCAAAGACGATATTGCGACACTAAAACCTGATGTAATAATTATTAGCGTCCAAAACTGGGAATCTTGTTATTTTGAACTACTTACATATTTGATTGAAAAAGATTTAAAAATAATGCCGGTTTCAAACTTTTTTGAGTTACTTCGCTACAAAACCCTGCTTAATGAGGACAATCTGGAATTGCTTAATCAGGAAAATATAGAATCATTAGAAAAACTTTATTTCTCAATTTAAACTCT from bacterium carries:
- a CDS encoding glycosyltransferase, whose protein sequence is MPKVSIITASYNYENFISEAIESVLSQTFKDWELIIVDDGSNDDSIEVIGQYVQKHPNISLFTHFNNENKGLNETIKLGLEKSSGEYIAFLESDDFWENNYLKTKIDIFAQNPEAKLVFNNINIFGCENETVNAKKRLINPVNAINQSYHWPKDLSHVFLVSTIIPTFSCVMVEKNALQECNFNLAFDAWLDSCLWAQIAFKHKLYYTDEKLTHWRIHSDSYTNSVINKKNKSKNINNFFCSLLELFKKTDLQKYTSTLFKACVYKMINCKVRQLESGKDNFIEAIKDKKVYLYGAGSFAEEVLEYCNALKLNIAGFIDGDKTKSQQNTGKYKIFCKDDIATLKPDVIIISVQNWESCYFELLTYLIEKDLKIMPVSNFFELLRYKTLLNEDNLELLNQENIESLEKLYFSI